From Brassica oleracea var. oleracea cultivar TO1000 chromosome C3, BOL, whole genome shotgun sequence, a single genomic window includes:
- the LOC106332375 gene encoding uncharacterized protein LOC106332375 → MGNCQAVETATAVLERPHGKSERFYCTVSASEVIKSHPGHHVALLISSSVPNGGSLRVTRIKLLRPSDNLLLGHVYRLISSEEVMKGLRAKKFEKMKKIHGEFSVAEEEEINPLILRSESAFDKDSQRRMNEKQRVIKTGATNKVRAWQPSLQSISESTS, encoded by the exons ATGGGGAACTGTCAGGCAGTGGAGACGGCAACGGCGGTCTTAGAACGACCGCACGGCAAGTCGGAGAGATTTTACTGTACAGTGAGCGCAAGCGAGGTGATTAAGTCTCATCCCGGCCACCACGTTGCTCTCCTCATCTCCTCCTCCGTACCTAACGGTGGCTCTCTCCGCGTCACCCGAATCAAACTGCTCCGTCCTTCGGATAATCTCTTGCTCGGCCATGTGTATAGACTCATCTCTTCCGAAG AGGTGATGAAAGGATTAAGAGCCAAGAAATTTGAAAAGATGAAGAAGATCCATGGAGAGTTTTCTGTTGCAGAAGAGGAGGAGATTAACCCACTAATCCTAAGATCTGAATCTGCTTTTGACAAAGACTCTCAG AGAAGGATGAATGAAAAACAGAGAGTGATAAAGACAGGAGCTACCAACAAAGTTAGAGCTTGGCAGCCTTCTCTTCAAAGCATATCAGAATCTACAAGCTAA
- the LOC106335456 gene encoding uncharacterized protein LOC106335456 isoform X2, which translates to MISDSITNASATSAPSARDFAKKKKRNNKSAAKMKQNKLGLRREQWLSQVAVTNKVCKEEKSVNRSEKPDQRDKPVENPDGLRREEDNNGGNVDVGNESFMESPSNSSMAGTDISTNFSGSSSTSSDFCSGNITEEDNADRNDGEECVDDWEALADALAAEEENLLHEPVKEKESVGQSVSNADDSVNRDAEHECLRMPSRKQKSNRAWRPDDNLRPQGLPNLGKQLSFPDLDKRYSAVSIPSSCPICYEDLDLTDSSFLPCPCGFRLCLFCHKTICDGDGRCPGCRKPYEEQNAIKAETSVQGGGFTIRLARSSSMFCSVVCEYIKRWYRKFKYRVSIMLVLVCNDSCDDITIKGLELLCCYRVIIPKLLITRALLFTII; encoded by the exons ATGATTTCAGATTCGATCACCAACGCTTCTGCTACATCAGCTCCAAGCGCGAGGGATTTCGCAAAGAAGAAGAAGAGG AACAATAAGTCGGCGGCTAAGATGAAGCAGAACAAGCTCGGTCTCCGCCGCGAGCAATGGCTTTCTCAAG TTGCGGTGACCAATAAGGTGTGTAAGGAGGAGAAGAGTGTCAATCGCAGTGAAAAGCCTGATCAGAGAGATAAGCCAGTGGAGAATCCAGATGGGCTGCGTAGAGAAGAGGATAACAACGGTGGGAATGTTGATGTTGGTAATGAGAGCTTTATGGAGTCGCCTTCAAACAGCTCCATGGCAGGCACTGATATAAGCACTAACTTCAGTGGGAGTAGTAGTACCAGCAGTGACTTTTGCTCTGGTAACATAACTGAAGAGGATAATGCAGATCGTAATGATGGTGAAGAGTGTGTGGATGATTGGGAAGCTCTTGCTGATGCATTAGCTGCTGAGGAAGAGAATCTCCTCCATGAGCCTGTCAAGGAGAAAGAGAGTGTTGGACAGTCAGTTTCTAATGCGGATGATTCGGTCAACAGAGATGCAGAGCATGAATGTTTGAGAATGCCATCAAGGAAGCAAAAGAGCAATCGAGCTTGGAGGCCTGACGATAACCTTCGCCCTCAGGGGCTACCTAATCTAGGGAAGCAGCTTAGTTTTCCGGATTTGGACAAGCGTTATAGCGCTGTCTCGATTCCGTCTTCATGTCCCATCTGCTATGAAGACTTGGACTTGACGGATTCGAGTTTCCTTCCATGTCCTTGCGGGTTCAGGCTCTGTCTCTTCTGCCACAAGACTATTTGCGATGGAGATGGGCGTTGTCCAGGGTGCAGGAAACCATATGAAGAACAGAATGCCATCAAGGCTGAGACTAGTGTTCAAGGTGGTGGTTTCACTATTCGGTTGGCTCGTTCTTCTAGCATGTTTTGCAG TGTGGTGTGTGAATACATAAAAAGGTGGTACAGAAAATTCAAATATAGAGTTTCAATAATGCTTGTTTTGGTCTGCAACGATTCATGTGATGATATTACCATTAAAGGTCTAGAGTTATTATGTTGTTATAGAGTTATAATACCCAAGTTACTCATTACCAGAGCTTTGCTTTTTACAATCATCTGA
- the LOC106335457 gene encoding two-component response regulator ARR6, translating to MAEVMLPMKMEMANDPSKFTSPDLLHVLAVDDSHVDRKFIERLLKVSSCKVTVVDSATRALQYLGLDVNEKPIGCKDLKVNLIMTDYSMPGMTGYELLKKIKESSAFRDVPVVVMSSENILPRIDRCLEEGAEDFLLKPVKLSDVRRIRDSLIKVEDLSFTKSINKRELETENVYSLDSSVPLQLKRTKI from the exons ATGGCTGAGGTTATGCTACCGATGAAAATGGAGATGGCTAACGATCCTTCCAAGTTTACATCACCTGATCTTCTTCATGTTCTCGCCGTCGACGACAGTCACGTTGATCGGAAATTCATAGAACGCTTGCTCAAAGTCTCTTCCTGTAAAG TTACTGTTGTTGATAGTGCGACAAGAGCTCTGCAATACCTTGGACTAGACGTAAACGAGAAACCCATCGGTTGTAAG GATTTGAAAGTTAATTTGATCATGACGGATTACTCTATGCCCGGAATGACTGGATATGAACTCTTGAAGAAGATCAAA GAATCGTCAGCTTTCAGAGATGTGCCTGTGGTGGTTATGTCATCTGAGAACATTTTGCCTCGTATTGATAG ATGTCTTGAAGAAGGGGCTGAAGATTTCTTACTGAAGCCGGTAAAACTCTCGGATGTAAGAAGAATAAGAGATTCTCTGATTAAAGTTGAAGATTTATCTTTCACAAAGAGTATTAACAAGAGAGAGCTAGAAACAGAGAATGTCTACTCGTTGGACTCATCTGTTCCCTTGCAGCTCAAACGCACAAAGATCTGA
- the LOC106335456 gene encoding uncharacterized protein LOC106335456 isoform X1 — MISDSITNASATSAPSARDFAKKKKRNNKSAAKMKQNKLGLRREQWLSQVAVTNKVCKEEKSVNRSEKPDQRDKPVENPDGLRREEDNNGGNVDVGNESFMESPSNSSMAGTDISTNFSGSSSTSSDFCSGNITEEDNADRNDGEECVDDWEALADALAAEEENLLHEPVKEKESVGQSVSNADDSVNRDAEHECLRMPSRKQKSNRAWRPDDNLRPQGLPNLGKQLSFPDLDKRYSAVSIPSSCPICYEDLDLTDSSFLPCPCGFRLCLFCHKTICDGDGRCPGCRKPYEEQNAIKAETSVQGGGFTIRLARSSSMFCRF; from the exons ATGATTTCAGATTCGATCACCAACGCTTCTGCTACATCAGCTCCAAGCGCGAGGGATTTCGCAAAGAAGAAGAAGAGG AACAATAAGTCGGCGGCTAAGATGAAGCAGAACAAGCTCGGTCTCCGCCGCGAGCAATGGCTTTCTCAAG TTGCGGTGACCAATAAGGTGTGTAAGGAGGAGAAGAGTGTCAATCGCAGTGAAAAGCCTGATCAGAGAGATAAGCCAGTGGAGAATCCAGATGGGCTGCGTAGAGAAGAGGATAACAACGGTGGGAATGTTGATGTTGGTAATGAGAGCTTTATGGAGTCGCCTTCAAACAGCTCCATGGCAGGCACTGATATAAGCACTAACTTCAGTGGGAGTAGTAGTACCAGCAGTGACTTTTGCTCTGGTAACATAACTGAAGAGGATAATGCAGATCGTAATGATGGTGAAGAGTGTGTGGATGATTGGGAAGCTCTTGCTGATGCATTAGCTGCTGAGGAAGAGAATCTCCTCCATGAGCCTGTCAAGGAGAAAGAGAGTGTTGGACAGTCAGTTTCTAATGCGGATGATTCGGTCAACAGAGATGCAGAGCATGAATGTTTGAGAATGCCATCAAGGAAGCAAAAGAGCAATCGAGCTTGGAGGCCTGACGATAACCTTCGCCCTCAGGGGCTACCTAATCTAGGGAAGCAGCTTAGTTTTCCGGATTTGGACAAGCGTTATAGCGCTGTCTCGATTCCGTCTTCATGTCCCATCTGCTATGAAGACTTGGACTTGACGGATTCGAGTTTCCTTCCATGTCCTTGCGGGTTCAGGCTCTGTCTCTTCTGCCACAAGACTATTTGCGATGGAGATGGGCGTTGTCCAGGGTGCAGGAAACCATATGAAGAACAGAATGCCATCAAGGCTGAGACTAGTGTTCAAGGTGGTGGTTTCACTATTCGGTTGGCTCGTTCTTCTAGCATGTTTTGCAGGTTTTGA
- the LOC106330544 gene encoding uncharacterized protein LOC106330544: MCGYLLASSNEDRQVHEQRVISSGKEVEQNPITQKSVLQLILPHVFTKDLNKGKGLVFSYDKGDLALQSHFSSSHPKLMASAISAGQSMINPTTNVFCRLTLQVHESSMVQQSSYPLIFSSKATTTQTKSKRTPGRYMKTTKPLKNTQEVSESLGIQARPKGSVKKKRKAEGDLAGASKATKSNASMMVPHERPSNA, encoded by the coding sequence ATGTGTGGCTATCTTCTCGCCTCAAGTAATGAAGACAGACAAGTTCATGAACAAAGGGTAATCTCCTCTGGTAAAGAAGTAGAACAGAATCCCATCACCCAGAAGTCAGTTCTTCAACTCATTCTACCTCATGTCTTTACTAAAGATTTGAATAAAGGAAAAGGTCTAGTCTTTAGTTACGATAAAGGCGATCTGGCGCTACAGTCTCACTTCTCCAGTTCTCACCCTAAGCTCATGGCATCAGCAATATCAGCAGGACAGTCAATGATCAACCCAACTACAAACGTGTTTTGTCGACTGACTTTGCAAGTTCATGAAAGCTCTATGGTTCAACAATCAAGCTATCCTTTAATCTTCTCATCTAAGGCAACAACGACTCAAACAAAAAGTAAAAGGACGCCAGGAAGATATATGAAGACTACTAAACCACTGAAGAACACTCAAGAAGTATCAGAATCCCTTGGAATACAAGCTCGTCCTAAAGGGAGTGTGAAGAAAAAGAGAAAGGCTGAAGGTGATTTGGCGGGTGCATCCAAGGCTACTAAGAGCAATGCATCAATGATGGTCCCACATGAGAGACCGTCCAACGCTTAA
- the LOC106335994 gene encoding nucleobase-ascorbate transporter 6 produces MAGGGAPAPKADEPQPHPPKDQLPNISFCITSPPPWPEAILLGFQHYLVMLGTTVLIPTALVPQMGGGYEEKAKVVQTILFVAGINTLLQTLFGTRLPAVIGASYTFVPTTISIILSGRFSDTSNPIDRFERIMRATQGALIVASTLQMILGFSGLWRNVVRFLSPISAVPLVGLVGFGLYEFGFPGVAKCIEIGLPELLILVFVSQYLPHVIKSGKNVFDRFAVIFAVVIVWIYAHLLTVGGAYNGAAPTTQTSCRTDRAGLVGAAPWIRVPWPFQWGAPSFDAGEAFAMMMASFVALVESTGGFIAVSRYASATMLPPSILSRGVGWQGVAILISGLFGTGAGSSVSIENAGLLALTRVGSRRVVQIAAGFMIFFSILGKFGAVFASIPAPIIAALYCLFFAYVGAGGLSFLQFCNLNSFRTKFILGFSVFLGLSIPQYFNEYTAIKGYGPVHTGGRWFNDMVNVPFSSEPFVAGMVAFFLDNTLHKKDSSIRKDRGKHWWDKFRSFKGDTRSEEFYSLPFNLNKYFPSV; encoded by the exons ATGGCGGGAGGTGGAGCTCCAGCACCGAAAGCAGACGAACCTCAACCACATCCTCCTAAAGATCAGCTTCCAAACATCTCTTTCTGCATCACCAGTCCCCCTCCTTGGC CTGAAGCTATTCTCCTTGGCTTTCAGCATTACCTTGTCATGCTCGGCACTACTGTTCTCATACCCACTGCTCTTGTTCCCCAGATGGGTGGTGGTTAT GAAGAGAAGGCAAAGGTGGTCCAGACTATTCTCTTTGTTGCCGGCATCAACACATTGCTCCAAACACTCTTCGGCACCAGGCTGCCTGCTGTCATTGGAGCATCTTACACTTTTGTGCCGACCACAATTTCCATCATCCTCTCTGGCAGATTCAGTGATACCTCCAACCCTATAGAT CGCTTTGAGAGGATTATGCGAGCAACCCAAGGCGCATTGATTGTTGCTTCAACCCTACAGATGATTCTTGGTTTCAGTGGTCTCTGGCGTAATGTTGTTAG GTTCTTAAGTCCTATTTCAGCTGTTCCACTTGTGGGTCTCGTTGGATTTGGGCTATACGAGTTTGGTTTCCCTGGG GTTGCTAAATGCATAGAGATTGGGCTGCCTGAGCTTCTTATCCTAGTATTTGTTTCACAG TATCTGCCTCATGTGATCAAATCAGGGAAAAATGTGTTTGACCGGTTTGCTGTAATATTCGCGGTGGTGATTGTATGGATCTATGCTCACCTTCTTACAGTTGGTGGGGCATACAATGGTGCTGCACCTACTACACAAACAAGTTGCCGGACTGATCGTGCTGGCCTCGTTGGTGCTGCCCCATG GATAAGAGTTCCATGGCCTTTCCAGTGGGGTGCTCCTTCGTTTGATGCTGGAGAAGCTTTTGCAATGATGATGGCTTCCTTTGTTGCTCTAGTTGAG TCAACCGGTGGTTTTATCGCTGTCTCAAGATATGCAAGTGCAACGATGTTGCCACCTTCTATTCTCAGCCGTGGTGTTGGCTGGCAG GGAGTCGCCATTCTGATATCGGGGTTGTTTGGTACTGGTGCTGGTTCCTCTGTCTCTAT AGAAAATGCAGGACTATTAGCCTTGACAAGAGTTGGTAGTAGAAGGGTTGTCCAGATAGCTGCAGGCTTCATGATCTTTTTCTCTATTCTCG GAAAATTCGGAGCTGTGTTTGCGTCAATCCCTGCACCCATTATTGCTGCTTTGTACTGTCTCTTCTTTGCCTACGTAGGAGCTGGAGGTTTGAGTTTTCTTCAGTTCTGCAACTTAAACAGCTTCAGGACTAAGTTCATCTTAGGCTTCTCTGTCTTTCTGGGCTTGTCAATCCCTCAATACTTCAATGAGTACACTGCAATCAAAGGCTATGGTCCAGTCCACACAGGCGGTCGTTGG TTCAACGATATGGTGAATGTCCCGTTCTCATCTGAACCTTTTGTTGCTGGCATGGTCGCCTTCTTCTTGGACAACACACTGCACAAGAAAGATTCATCGATAAGGAAAGACAGAGGAAAGCATTGGTGGGACAAGTTTAGATCTTTCAAAGGTGACACAAGAAGTGAAGAGTTCTACTCTCTTCCTTTCAACCTCAACAAGTATTTCCCTTCTGTCTAG